One Edaphobacter flagellatus genomic region harbors:
- the rpoB gene encoding DNA-directed RNA polymerase subunit beta yields the protein MSGQNNSEMRAIRSRLDFSKIPTAIEIPNLIEVQRRSYERFLQMDKLPQEREDNGLQSVFTSVFPITDFRNVSELEFVDYSIGNWECKCGYLKGLNHLRTACTHCGHMVITDPFHPGDVLCNFCGTYNKNTPDFCTKCGDPVGLQLKYDQAECEERGMTYSAPLKVTIRLKIYDKDPETGVKTLRDMKEQEVFFGDIPLMSANGTFIVNGTERVIVSQLHRSPGVFFETANNRTYFLGKIIPYRGSWVEFEYDQKNTLYVRIDRKRKFLGTIFLRALGLRTDEEILKTFYTVDTINVKDGKLSWKVAPEGTPTNLQGTRPAGAITVKGEEIAPATRKISAHSMKGLRSHKIEAVEVETSEFDGAMTAADVVDLTTGELLYEANQELTADKLHKILQSGVSSFEVFFPERDDVGNIITNTLRRDSVRKPEEALIEIYRKLRPGDPPTLDTATALFEGMFFDPRKYDFSRVGRLKFNIKLYENAEATALDRRTLTPEDFYGTIKYLLKLRKNIGVVDDIDHLGNRRVRAVGELMENQFRIGLVRMERAIKEKMSVYQEMSTAMPHDLINAKPVMAAIREFFGSSQLSQFMDQTNPLSEITHKRRLSALGPGGLSRERAGFEVRDVHPTHYGRICPIETPEGPNIGLISSLSCFARINEYGFIESPYRRVKEGKVLDYVQVSNAGESGLRQGDYLEINEAKKINDQLKKDKKRTMDVTPFSFYLSAWEEDRHTIAQANVELDEKGNIVQDIVDARRQGNFVLVNKAEVDYVDVSPKQLVSVAASLVPFLEHDDANRALMGANMQRQSVPLLVSEAPFVGTGMEGVTARDSGAVILAKRNGIVDSVDSERIIVRVEGEHHPTQLSREVGSDIYQLTKFKRSNQNTCINQKPVVRKGDRVLKGQVIADGPCTEQGELGLGRNVLVAFMPWRGYNFEDAILISEKLVREDYYTSIHIEEFEIEARDTKLGPEEITRDIPNVSEHALRDLDESGIIRIGAKIGHNDILVGKVTPKGETQLTPEEKLLRAIFGEKAGDVRDASLTCPPGIEGTVVDVRIFSRKGQEKDERAKQIEQEQIEKLERNLADEIRILTDERLKRLEAILGGKEVQADLHDERTNKKLLSKGEILNRDTIELISTRNLKRIRYADKDPRVNEQIDEIEEMTSRQIDVLRKITNEKINKMGKGDELAPGVIKMVKVYVAMKRKLSVGDKMAGRHGNKGVIARILPEEDMPYLPDGTPVEIVLNPLGVPSRMNVGQILETHLGWAAHELGQQVAEAAAKMQSANEVRELFKARFAGTAALNQLLKLDDEQTLRVAAGMKRGIWFGTAVFDGARENEIKALLASAGLPTSGKSTLIDGMTGDAFEQPATVGYIYMLKLSHLVDDKIHARSIGPYSLITQQPLGGKAQFGGQRFGEMEVWALEAYGAAYILQELLTAKSDDVYGRTKIYEAIVKGEAAIEPGVPESFNVLIRELQSLCLDVELVKQADQKKQPLPAVAAAD from the coding sequence ATGTCTGGTCAGAACAACAGCGAAATGCGCGCGATCCGCAGCCGTCTAGATTTTTCCAAGATTCCAACCGCAATCGAGATTCCCAATCTTATCGAGGTGCAGCGTCGCAGCTACGAGCGCTTCCTGCAGATGGACAAGCTGCCGCAGGAGCGTGAGGACAACGGCCTGCAGTCTGTGTTTACGTCGGTCTTCCCGATCACCGATTTCCGCAATGTATCGGAGCTCGAGTTTGTCGATTACTCCATCGGCAACTGGGAGTGCAAGTGCGGCTACCTCAAGGGGCTGAACCACCTGCGCACGGCCTGCACGCACTGCGGCCACATGGTGATCACCGACCCGTTCCATCCGGGCGACGTACTTTGCAACTTCTGCGGAACCTACAACAAGAACACTCCTGACTTCTGCACCAAGTGCGGCGACCCCGTGGGTCTGCAGCTGAAGTACGACCAGGCTGAGTGCGAAGAGCGCGGCATGACCTACTCGGCTCCGCTGAAGGTGACCATCCGCCTGAAGATCTACGACAAGGACCCGGAGACGGGTGTGAAGACCCTGCGCGATATGAAGGAGCAGGAAGTCTTCTTCGGCGATATTCCGCTGATGTCAGCCAACGGCACTTTCATCGTGAACGGTACGGAGCGCGTCATCGTTTCGCAGCTGCACCGTTCGCCCGGCGTCTTCTTCGAGACGGCGAACAACCGTACCTACTTCCTCGGCAAGATCATTCCGTACCGCGGCAGCTGGGTGGAGTTCGAGTACGACCAGAAGAACACGCTGTATGTTCGCATCGACCGCAAGCGTAAGTTCCTGGGCACGATCTTTCTGCGTGCTCTTGGCCTGCGCACGGACGAGGAGATTCTGAAGACCTTCTACACGGTCGACACGATCAACGTGAAGGACGGCAAGCTGAGCTGGAAGGTCGCGCCCGAGGGCACGCCGACCAACCTGCAGGGCACGCGTCCGGCTGGCGCGATCACGGTGAAGGGCGAGGAGATTGCTCCGGCGACGCGTAAGATTTCGGCGCACTCGATGAAGGGTCTGCGCTCGCACAAGATCGAAGCGGTCGAGGTGGAAACCTCGGAGTTTGATGGTGCGATGACGGCCGCTGATGTGGTCGATCTGACGACCGGCGAGCTGCTTTACGAAGCGAACCAGGAGCTGACTGCCGACAAGCTGCACAAGATTCTGCAGTCGGGCGTGAGCAGCTTCGAGGTCTTCTTCCCGGAGCGCGATGACGTGGGCAACATCATCACGAACACGCTGCGCCGTGACTCGGTGCGCAAGCCCGAAGAGGCTCTGATCGAGATCTACCGCAAGCTGCGTCCGGGTGACCCGCCAACCCTGGACACGGCCACGGCTCTGTTTGAGGGCATGTTCTTCGATCCGCGCAAGTATGACTTCTCGCGCGTGGGCCGTCTGAAGTTCAACATCAAGCTGTATGAGAACGCAGAGGCCACAGCGCTCGATCGTCGCACGCTGACCCCGGAGGATTTTTACGGCACGATCAAGTACCTGCTGAAGCTGCGTAAGAACATCGGCGTGGTCGACGACATCGATCACCTTGGCAACCGTCGCGTCCGTGCGGTGGGCGAGCTGATGGAGAACCAGTTCCGCATCGGCCTGGTTCGCATGGAGCGCGCGATCAAGGAAAAGATGAGCGTGTATCAGGAGATGTCGACGGCGATGCCGCACGACCTGATCAACGCGAAGCCGGTGATGGCTGCGATCCGCGAGTTCTTCGGATCGTCGCAGTTGTCGCAGTTCATGGATCAGACGAATCCTCTGTCGGAGATCACACACAAGCGCCGTTTGTCGGCCCTTGGGCCTGGTGGTCTGTCGCGTGAGCGAGCGGGCTTCGAAGTCCGCGACGTGCACCCGACACACTACGGCCGTATCTGCCCGATCGAGACGCCGGAAGGTCCGAACATCGGTCTGATCTCGTCGCTGAGCTGCTTTGCGCGCATCAACGAGTACGGCTTCATCGAATCGCCGTACCGCCGCGTCAAGGAAGGCAAGGTTCTCGACTACGTGCAGGTGTCCAACGCGGGTGAGAGCGGCCTGCGCCAGGGCGACTACCTTGAGATCAACGAGGCGAAGAAGATCAACGACCAGCTGAAGAAGGACAAGAAGCGCACGATGGATGTCACTCCATTCAGCTTCTACCTGTCGGCATGGGAAGAGGATCGTCACACGATCGCACAGGCGAACGTGGAGCTCGATGAGAAGGGGAACATCGTTCAGGACATTGTCGATGCTCGCCGTCAGGGCAACTTCGTGCTGGTAAATAAGGCTGAAGTTGACTATGTCGACGTTTCGCCGAAGCAGCTGGTTTCAGTTGCCGCTTCGCTGGTACCGTTCCTCGAGCACGACGATGCGAACCGCGCTCTGATGGGTGCGAACATGCAGCGTCAGTCGGTGCCCCTGCTGGTTTCCGAGGCTCCGTTTGTCGGAACCGGTATGGAAGGCGTCACGGCGCGCGACTCCGGTGCTGTCATTCTGGCCAAGCGTAACGGCATCGTGGATTCGGTCGACTCCGAGCGCATCATCGTGCGCGTCGAAGGCGAGCACCATCCGACACAGCTGTCGCGTGAGGTTGGTTCGGACATCTACCAGCTGACGAAGTTCAAGCGCTCGAACCAGAACACCTGCATCAACCAGAAGCCGGTGGTCCGCAAGGGCGACCGCGTGCTGAAGGGGCAGGTGATCGCGGACGGTCCGTGCACGGAGCAGGGCGAGCTTGGCCTTGGCCGTAACGTGCTGGTGGCCTTCATGCCGTGGCGTGGTTACAACTTCGAGGACGCGATCCTGATCTCGGAGAAACTGGTCCGCGAGGACTACTACACCTCGATCCACATCGAGGAGTTCGAGATTGAGGCGCGCGACACGAAGCTGGGACCGGAAGAGATCACGCGCGATATTCCGAACGTGTCGGAGCACGCGCTGCGTGATCTCGACGAGTCGGGCATCATCCGCATCGGCGCGAAGATCGGCCACAACGACATCCTCGTCGGCAAGGTAACGCCGAAGGGCGAGACGCAGCTCACTCCCGAAGAGAAGCTGCTGCGCGCCATCTTCGGTGAGAAGGCCGGCGACGTACGTGACGCTTCGCTGACCTGCCCTCCCGGAATCGAGGGAACGGTGGTCGACGTTCGCATCTTCTCCCGCAAGGGACAGGAGAAGGACGAGCGCGCCAAGCAGATCGAACAGGAGCAGATCGAGAAGCTCGAGCGCAACCTCGCCGATGAGATTCGTATTCTTACGGACGAGCGGTTGAAGCGTCTTGAGGCGATTCTTGGCGGCAAGGAAGTCCAGGCTGACCTGCATGACGAGCGCACGAACAAGAAGCTGCTCTCGAAGGGCGAGATTCTGAACCGCGATACGATCGAGTTGATTTCGACGCGTAACCTGAAGCGTATTCGCTACGCCGACAAGGACCCGCGCGTCAACGAGCAGATCGACGAGATCGAGGAGATGACCTCGCGCCAGATCGACGTACTGCGCAAGATCACCAACGAGAAGATCAACAAGATGGGCAAGGGCGATGAGCTTGCGCCTGGCGTGATCAAGATGGTGAAGGTCTATGTTGCGATGAAGCGTAAGCTTTCGGTCGGCGACAAGATGGCCGGACGCCACGGTAACAAGGGTGTTATCGCTCGCATTCTGCCTGAGGAGGATATGCCGTACCTCCCGGATGGAACGCCGGTCGAGATCGTCCTGAATCCGCTGGGCGTGCCTTCGCGTATGAACGTCGGACAGATTCTCGAGACGCACCTGGGCTGGGCCGCTCATGAGCTGGGTCAGCAGGTGGCCGAGGCTGCTGCGAAGATGCAGTCGGCGAACGAAGTCCGCGAGCTCTTCAAGGCGCGCTTCGCTGGCACGGCTGCTCTGAATCAGCTGCTGAAGCTGGATGACGAGCAGACGTTGCGTGTTGCCGCCGGCATGAAGCGCGGTATCTGGTTCGGCACGGCGGTCTTCGACGGCGCGCGCGAGAACGAGATCAAGGCGCTGCTGGCATCGGCGGGCCTGCCCACGTCGGGCAAGTCGACGCTGATCGACGGCATGACAGGCGATGCGTTTGAGCAGCCGGCTACGGTTGGCTACATCTACATGCTGAAGCTGTCGCATCTTGTGGACGACAAGATCCACGCTCGTTCGATCGGACCGTACTCGTTGATCACCCAGCAGCCGCTTGGTGGTAAGGCGCAGTTCGGCGGACAGCGCTTCGGTGAGATGGAAGTCTGGGCGCTTGAGGCCTACGGTGCGGCTTACATCCTGCAGGAGCTGCTCACTGCCAAGTCTGACGACGTTTATGGCCGTACGAAGATCTACGAGGCCATCGTCAAGGGCGAAGCTGCGATTGAGCCCGGCGTGCCGGAGTCGTTCAACGTGCTGATCCGCGAGCTTCAGTCACTCTGCCTGGACGTTGAACTGGTCAAGCAGGCCGATCAGAAGAAACAGCCGCTGCCCGCAGTTGCAGCAGCCGATTAA
- a CDS encoding ROK family protein, whose product MKEVLVIDVGGTNVKVSSTSQRVPLKIPSGPTLTAKMMVEQVKQATRSWKYDCVSIGYPGPVSHDHPLAEPHNLAPGWIDFQYKKSFNKPLRFINDAAMQALGGYRGGRMLFLGTGTGLGSAMIYEGVVVPLELAHLPYRKGRTYEEYLGKEGLEERGKKEWRKSVLDVIARLQAALVCDYVLLGGGNAKLMKDLPAHVILGDNSNAVLGGIRLWDTTNERKVLVALRKDDDILTAPKAVANGAGRGGIVRRSS is encoded by the coding sequence ATGAAAGAGGTTCTTGTAATTGATGTCGGAGGCACCAATGTGAAGGTGTCGTCCACGAGCCAGCGAGTCCCCTTGAAGATCCCTTCAGGGCCGACGTTGACGGCGAAGATGATGGTGGAGCAGGTGAAGCAGGCGACGCGCAGCTGGAAATATGATTGCGTTTCGATTGGCTATCCGGGGCCGGTTTCGCACGATCACCCACTGGCTGAACCGCACAATCTTGCGCCAGGCTGGATCGACTTCCAGTACAAAAAGTCCTTCAACAAGCCGCTGCGCTTTATCAATGACGCAGCGATGCAGGCACTCGGTGGTTATCGTGGCGGGCGTATGCTCTTTCTGGGAACAGGCACAGGGCTGGGGTCGGCGATGATCTACGAGGGCGTCGTGGTTCCGCTGGAGCTTGCGCATCTGCCTTACAGGAAGGGGCGCACGTATGAGGAATATCTCGGCAAAGAGGGCCTTGAGGAGCGTGGTAAGAAGGAGTGGCGTAAATCCGTGCTGGATGTCATTGCTCGCCTGCAGGCTGCACTGGTATGCGACTACGTCCTGTTAGGTGGCGGCAACGCCAAGCTGATGAAGGACCTTCCTGCGCATGTGATTCTCGGGGACAACAGCAATGCGGTGCTCGGCGGGATTCGGTTGTGGGATACGACGAATGAACGTAAGGTGCTGGTGGCGTTGCGGAAAGATGACGATATTCTGACTGCGCCGAAGGCGGTTGCAAACGGTGCCGGTCGCGGGGGAATTGTGAGGCGCAGCAGCTAG
- a CDS encoding energy transducer TonB — MRKAILAALALSPVLLHAQANSLTQPKTTLESRLATPKEITDAVDRGAATATTPRRVSTGVVAPKLIHVIDVATESPSPFNYAGPRIVVVGMIVGTDGVPTDLKIVQSAGPLVDKDVLAAVSQYRFKPGTVSDQPVAIPLNLSINLVPPSYR, encoded by the coding sequence ATGCGTAAAGCAATTCTGGCTGCACTCGCCCTGTCCCCCGTCCTGCTTCACGCTCAAGCAAATTCGCTTACCCAACCGAAGACCACTCTTGAATCGCGCCTTGCCACTCCGAAAGAGATTACTGACGCTGTCGACCGTGGAGCCGCAACGGCAACCACTCCTCGTCGCGTCTCCACCGGCGTCGTTGCTCCCAAGCTCATCCACGTCATTGACGTAGCCACAGAAAGCCCCTCCCCTTTCAACTATGCAGGACCTCGCATCGTTGTAGTCGGCATGATCGTCGGCACCGATGGCGTTCCCACCGACCTGAAGATCGTTCAGTCGGCCGGCCCGCTTGTCGACAAGGACGTACTTGCTGCTGTCAGCCAGTACCGCTTCAAGCCCGGCACGGTCAGCGATCAGCCGGTCGCCATTCCGCTGAACCTGTCGATCAACCTTGTTCCGCCGTCATATCGCTAA
- the rpoC gene encoding DNA-directed RNA polymerase subunit beta', whose protein sequence is MFRSSPFELTGPIADFDAIKIQLASPEKIRSWSHGEVTKPETINYRTFKPERDGLFCARIFGPITDWECLCGKYKRMKHRGVICDKCGVEVTLSKVRRERLGHIELASPCSHVWFFKGLPSRIGHLLDISLRELEAVLYFESYVVVDPGDAPVKEREVIKDETKFRELDQQYRPTGFKAMMGAEAIKELLKRVDVAELATELRERMKQESSLQKKLKYSKRLKIVEAFRKSDNLPQWMILDVIPVIPPELRPLVPLDGGRFATSDLNDLYRRVINRNNRLKKLMDLHAPEVIVRNEKRMLQEAVDALFDNGRRGRVLRGANNRPLKSLSDTLKGKQGRFRQNLLGKRVDYSGRSVIVVGPELALHQCGLPKKMALELFKPFIYHRLEQTGHCTTIKQAKEMVELQEPIVWDILEEVIKDHPVLLNRAPTLHRLGIQAFEPVLVEGKAIKIHPLVCTAFNADFDGDQMAVHIPLSPEAQIEASVLMLASHNILSPASGQPITVPTQDLVLGLYYLTKAKIGAKGEGRVFANIEEVLMALEAKQVETLTPIRLRYTGPVLDMTTAYDDQDITHTEPVEFNKQYISTTVGRAILNDALPEGMPYINGLLKKKGIGQLVNYCYLNLGLEVTVKTLDRIKDLGFRYATRSGLSVGLDDMVIPESKYTTVADAEKQVINVQQQYLDGAITNGERNNKVIQMWSGVTEKVADEMFANMKKADKEGAMNPIYIMADSGARGSKQQIRQLSGMRGLMAKPSGEIIETPITANFREGLTVLQYFISTHGARKGLADTALKTADSGYLTRRLVDVAQDVIISQKDCGTVEGIYVTPIIEAGETIEPLRDRIIGRVSLEKLKDFEGNVIVDVNQEIDEDLASAIQAAGIEKVKIRSVLTCESKRGACILCYGRNLGSGKMVEMGEAVGVIAAQSIGEPGTQLTMRTFHIGGTASRVSDTSHIEAKNAGTVRFINLVTVRSKTGDLVAMNRNGSIAIVDDKGREKERYAIVYGAKLKVEDGATVALGDRLGEWDPYTFSILTEIAGTVQFKDLQEGVTLHDEIDEVTGLSRLVVADSPDEKRQPTIVIKSAQGNKRYLMPSRAHLMVADGDELSPGDVLAKIPRETTRTKDITGGLPRVVELFEARKPRDPAIISKIDGVVRFGDVTKGQRKVYVTADNGQEEEYSVPRGVYVNVQEGERLRAGDALIDGPRNPHDILEVLGERALQQYLVNEIQEVYRLQGVAISDKHIEVIVRQMLRWVKVEEVGDTTFLIDQQTDRFRFNAENQRVLMNGGKPAIGRSLLLGITKASLSTDSFISAASFQETTRVLTEASINGSVDTLKGLKENVIVGRLIPAGTGMEYYRNVQLSPELEEAAAQVQAEVQEAHDAEERELEAMRMEGEQEEMAAE, encoded by the coding sequence ATGTTCCGCTCCAGCCCCTTCGAATTGACCGGACCGATCGCTGACTTCGACGCGATCAAGATTCAGCTTGCCAGCCCGGAGAAGATCCGCAGCTGGTCTCACGGCGAAGTTACCAAGCCGGAAACCATTAACTACCGTACCTTCAAGCCTGAGCGCGATGGCCTGTTCTGCGCCCGCATCTTTGGACCCATCACGGACTGGGAGTGCCTCTGCGGCAAGTACAAGCGCATGAAGCATCGCGGCGTGATCTGCGACAAGTGCGGCGTCGAGGTGACGCTCTCGAAGGTTCGCCGCGAGCGCCTGGGCCATATCGAGCTGGCTTCGCCCTGCTCGCACGTGTGGTTCTTCAAGGGCCTGCCTTCGCGTATCGGCCACCTGCTGGACATCTCGCTGCGCGAGCTGGAGGCTGTGCTTTACTTCGAGTCCTACGTTGTCGTCGATCCGGGCGACGCTCCGGTGAAGGAGCGCGAGGTCATCAAGGACGAGACCAAGTTCCGTGAGCTCGACCAGCAGTATCGCCCCACCGGCTTCAAGGCCATGATGGGCGCCGAGGCGATCAAGGAGCTGTTGAAACGCGTTGACGTCGCAGAGCTCGCGACCGAGCTGCGCGAGCGCATGAAGCAGGAATCATCGCTGCAGAAGAAGCTTAAGTATTCGAAGCGCCTCAAGATCGTCGAGGCCTTCCGCAAGTCGGACAACCTGCCGCAGTGGATGATCCTCGACGTAATCCCCGTGATTCCGCCGGAGCTTCGTCCTCTGGTGCCGCTGGACGGTGGCCGTTTCGCGACCTCAGACCTGAATGATCTGTATCGCCGCGTGATCAACCGTAATAACCGCCTCAAGAAGCTCATGGATCTTCATGCGCCTGAGGTCATTGTGCGCAACGAAAAGCGCATGCTGCAGGAGGCCGTCGATGCGCTGTTCGACAACGGCCGCCGTGGCCGCGTGTTGCGCGGTGCAAACAACCGTCCGCTGAAGTCGCTTTCCGACACCCTCAAGGGCAAGCAGGGCCGCTTCCGTCAGAACCTGCTCGGTAAGCGCGTGGACTACTCGGGCCGTTCGGTGATCGTCGTTGGTCCTGAGCTCGCGCTGCACCAGTGCGGTCTGCCGAAGAAGATGGCGCTTGAGCTCTTCAAGCCCTTCATCTATCACCGTCTGGAGCAGACGGGCCACTGCACGACCATCAAGCAGGCCAAGGAGATGGTGGAGCTGCAGGAGCCTATCGTGTGGGACATCCTCGAAGAGGTCATCAAGGATCATCCGGTCCTGCTGAACCGCGCTCCGACGTTGCATCGCCTCGGCATTCAGGCCTTCGAGCCTGTGCTGGTCGAAGGTAAGGCCATCAAGATTCACCCGCTGGTCTGCACCGCCTTCAACGCAGACTTCGACGGCGACCAGATGGCTGTGCACATTCCGCTCTCGCCTGAGGCGCAGATCGAGGCTTCGGTACTGATGCTGGCATCGCACAACATCCTTTCCCCCGCATCGGGTCAGCCGATTACGGTTCCGACGCAGGACCTGGTGCTTGGCCTGTACTACCTGACCAAGGCCAAGATTGGCGCGAAGGGTGAAGGCCGCGTCTTTGCGAACATCGAAGAAGTGCTGATGGCGCTCGAGGCCAAGCAGGTGGAGACGCTGACGCCGATTCGTCTGCGCTACACCGGCCCTGTGCTCGACATGACCACAGCCTACGACGATCAGGACATCACGCACACCGAGCCTGTCGAGTTCAACAAGCAGTACATCAGCACCACGGTTGGCCGCGCGATCCTGAACGACGCGCTCCCCGAGGGCATGCCGTATATCAACGGCCTGCTGAAGAAGAAGGGAATCGGCCAGCTGGTGAACTACTGCTATCTGAACCTCGGTCTTGAGGTCACGGTGAAGACGCTGGACCGCATCAAGGATCTTGGCTTCCGTTATGCAACGCGTTCGGGGCTGTCGGTCGGTCTGGACGACATGGTCATTCCGGAGTCGAAGTACACCACGGTTGCCGATGCTGAAAAGCAGGTCATCAACGTGCAGCAGCAGTATCTTGACGGCGCGATCACCAATGGTGAGCGTAACAACAAGGTCATCCAGATGTGGTCGGGTGTGACGGAAAAGGTCGCCGACGAGATGTTCGCCAACATGAAGAAGGCGGACAAGGAAGGAGCCATGAATCCGATCTACATCATGGCCGACTCCGGTGCTCGTGGTTCGAAGCAGCAGATCCGTCAGCTTTCGGGTATGCGTGGTCTGATGGCGAAGCCGTCGGGTGAAATTATCGAAACGCCGATCACCGCGAACTTCCGCGAAGGTCTGACCGTTCTGCAGTACTTCATCTCAACGCACGGCGCACGTAAGGGCCTTGCGGATACCGCTCTGAAGACCGCGGACTCGGGCTACCTGACTCGCCGTCTGGTCGATGTGGCACAGGACGTCATCATCTCGCAGAAGGATTGCGGCACGGTGGAAGGTATCTATGTCACCCCGATCATCGAAGCAGGCGAGACCATCGAGCCGCTGCGCGACCGTATCATTGGCCGCGTGTCTCTCGAGAAGCTCAAGGACTTCGAGGGCAACGTGATCGTCGACGTCAACCAGGAGATCGACGAAGATCTGGCAAGCGCAATCCAGGCTGCCGGTATCGAGAAGGTGAAGATCCGCTCTGTGCTCACCTGCGAGTCCAAGCGCGGTGCTTGCATCCTGTGCTACGGCCGTAACCTCGGTTCGGGCAAGATGGTTGAGATGGGCGAAGCCGTTGGCGTTATCGCGGCGCAGTCCATCGGCGAGCCTGGAACGCAGCTCACGATGCGTACCTTCCACATCGGTGGAACGGCATCGCGCGTCTCTGACACCTCGCACATTGAGGCGAAGAATGCTGGAACGGTGCGCTTCATCAACCTCGTCACTGTTCGCTCGAAGACCGGCGATCTGGTTGCGATGAACCGTAATGGCTCGATCGCAATCGTCGATGACAAGGGCCGCGAGAAGGAGCGCTATGCGATCGTCTACGGCGCGAAGCTGAAGGTCGAAGACGGCGCAACCGTTGCACTCGGCGATCGTCTCGGCGAGTGGGATCCCTACACCTTCTCCATCCTTACGGAGATTGCAGGTACAGTTCAGTTCAAGGACCTGCAGGAGGGTGTCACACTGCATGATGAGATCGACGAGGTCACCGGCCTTTCGCGTCTGGTCGTTGCGGATTCTCCGGATGAGAAGCGTCAGCCGACCATCGTCATCAAGTCTGCGCAGGGTAATAAGCGCTACCTGATGCCGAGCCGCGCTCACCTGATGGTGGCCGATGGCGACGAGCTTTCGCCCGGCGATGTGCTAGCGAAGATCCCGCGCGAAACCACGCGTACGAAGGACATCACCGGCGGTCTGCCGCGCGTCGTCGAGTTGTTCGAGGCCCGCAAGCCACGTGATCCAGCGATCATTTCGAAGATCGACGGTGTGGTTCGCTTCGGCGATGTCACCAAGGGACAGCGTAAGGTCTACGTCACGGCCGACAACGGCCAGGAAGAGGAATACTCGGTTCCGCGTGGCGTCTACGTCAACGTGCAGGAAGGCGAGCGTCTTCGTGCAGGTGATGCGCTGATCGACGGACCGCGCAACCCGCACGACATCCTTGAGGTGCTCGGCGAGCGCGCACTGCAGCAGTACCTGGTGAACGAGATCCAGGAAGTCTATCGCTTGCAGGGTGTGGCTATCTCCGATAAGCACATCGAGGTCATCGTTCGGCAGATGCTCCGCTGGGTGAAGGTTGAAGAGGTGGGCGATACCACTTTCCTCATCGACCAGCAGACGGATCGCTTCCGCTTCAATGCAGAGAACCAGCGTGTGCTGATGAACGGTGGCAAGCCCGCGATCGGTCGCTCGCTGCTGCTCGGCATCACGAAGGCGTCGTTGTCGACCGACAGCTTCATCTCGGCCGCCAGCTTCCAGGAGACTACCCGCGTCCTTACCGAGGCTTCGATCAATGGCTCGGTGGATACGCTGAAGGGTCTCAAGGAGAACGTCATCGTCGGCCGCCTGATCCCTGCCGGCACGGGCATGGAGTATTATCGCAACGTCCAGCTCTCACCAGAGCTTGAGGAAGCGGCAGCTCAGGTCCAGGCCGAGGTCCAGGAAGCGCACGACGCCGAAGAGCGCGAGCTTGAGGCAATGCGCATGGAAGGCGAGCAGGAAGAGATGGCCGCCGAGTAA